The stretch of DNA ACCTATGCTTTTACGGTGACCACGACGATGTTTGACGTGATGGAAGCGCAATTTGAACGCCCTGACGAGCAGCAATTAGTCGATGCTATTCAAATCACTACTTAACTAAGCCACGATTCACTCAATACGCCGCTACCTATATTGGGTAGCGGCTTTTTTATTGCCCCAATTCACTGATCTGTATTGACCTTTGCCATTGCTAGTTCGGCGTGTTTTGCGGTTCTATTATTGTTAAAAACGGAATAGTTTATTCTGTTTTGTGGTAATTCTTGTTTTGTTTGGCTTTGGGCACAATGCATTCATTCGCTGGCAACGCAGCGAAACACCCCAAACTCAACAGGAAAACATCATGACTAATTTCTCTTTGCGCCGCACTGTTTTAGCTTCCGCCATCCTCGCCGCAGTAACCATGATTGGCGTTTTACCCAGCACTGCGATGGCGTATGACGAAGCATCGACTGCCGCAGTGAATATCGACGAACAAGGCGTTGGCCTGAAAGGTTTTGATCCGGTCGCCTACTTCACCGCCAAAGCGCCGACACTCGGTAACGCCGCCTACAGCGCGCAATACGATGGCGTGACTTACCACTTCGCATCGAAAGCCAATCTGAACAAATTCAATGCCAACCCAGCGCATTACGCGCCGCAGTTTGGTGGCTTCTGCGCGATGGGCGTGGCGCTGGATAAAAAGCTCGACGGTGATCCGCAAGTGTGGAAAGTCGTCGGCGGCAAGCTGTACCTGAATGTGAATAAAGAAGTGCAGAAAAAATGGCTGGAAGACGTCGCGGGTAATCTGAAAAAAGCCAATATGGAATGGCCAAGCATCAAAGATAAAGCGCCAAAAGAGCTGTAAACCCATCAACACCTAAAAGGTATATCGCTACAACGCATATCAAGCAAAGCTTGTAGCGATATACCAAAGGATAAATCATGCCGACGATTACCATGTACAGCACGCGTAGCTGCCCATTTTGTGTGCAAGCCGAAAACCTGCTGGCACGCAAAGGGCTAGCGGTGAACAAGATTCTGGTCGATCAAAATCCGGATGAATTTGCCACGATGATCGCGCGTAGCGCGCGCCGCTCGGTACCGCAGATTTTTATTGGTGAGCAACATGTGGGCGGATTTACCGATCTGCTCGCGCTCGACCAATCTGGCCAGTTGCCACAATGGCTGGCGCAAGGCTAAATCCGACCGCCGATTGGCTTTACTTCTGGAGTTCAGCATGACCCCAACGCACATTATTTTAGCCAGCGCGGTTGCCGCCGCGCTGACACTGGCCAGCCAAACCACGCTGGCAGCCGACCCAACGAAGGAAAAATGCTTTGGTGTTGCCAAAGCAGGGAGCAACGATTGCGCCGCCAACGGCCACGCCTGCGCCGGCATGGCCAAAAAAGACCGTGATGGCAAAGAATGGAAACTCGTCGCCAAAGGTACTTGCCTGAATTTGCAAGGCTCGCTCACGCCGCAGTAGTCATTCATCGCGGTCTCTCTTCCTCTGCCCCTTTGCCGTTACCGCTAAAGGGGATTTTTTTCGCCTGCGCTGTCAGAACGACACGCTGGCAGCGACTAAACACTAACCAATCTGTGTAGAGACTCACCATGTTGCCGATTCTTACCCGGCTTAGTGCCACCAAACCGCTCGATGCCCTTGCCCCACTCGCCGATTTGCTGCTGCGGCTGTACATCGGCCAAGTGTTTTTTCTGTCGGGCCTGACCAAAATCAGCGACTGGAGCAGCACCATCGCGCTATTTACCGACGAATACCACGTTCCGCTACTGTCGCCGCAGCTCGCCGCGCTGGCGGGCACGGTGGGCGAATTGGCGCTGCCGGTCTTGCTCGTTTTGGGGCTGTTCACCCGCCTTTCAGCCCTAGGCCTGTTCGCGCTGAATTTGCTCGCCGTGCTGTCCTACTACCACGTCCTGAAAGACATTCCCGCCGCGCTGCAAGATCACCTCGAATGGGGCTTGATGTTGCTGGTGCTGCTTGCTGTGCCGGTGCAACGCTGGGCGCTCGATCGCCTGCTGTTTCGCCAAACTCATACTGAATAAAAGGAATTGAGATGCAAAAAATCTGGCTGGCCTTGGTATGTAGCGCCCTGTTGTACGGAACTGCCCACTCAGCGCCCATGCTGCAGGGTAAAGACGTCGTTAGCGGCAAGGCCGTGAATCTGGCTCAGGTGCGCGGCAAAGATCAAACCGTATTGCTGGTGTTTTTTAAGGCTGGTTGCAATACCTGTGTGTACAACTTCAAACTGATCCGCGAATTTTATAAAGCGAACAAAGCCAGCCATTTTGGCGTGATCGGCGTTGGGCTGGACAGCAAGGCGGAACTCTTTCGCAGCTACGCCGAGCTAGTGCGAGCCACCACACCGAAAAACGAGCAATTCCCGCTACTGTGGCGGCCCGATCTGGCTCAGCAGGATAGCTTTGGCGACATGAACAACGATTCCACGGTCTTTGTTATCGGCAAAAGCGGCGAAATCACGCTTAAACGCGAAGGCGTGATCAAAGATGCGGACTGGGATGACATCTGGACGTCGTTGCAAAATAATTAGGCGAAATTGGCCTAATTTTGCCGCAATGCCAAATACATCGATTTGCACGTTGATTTTGAATTAAGGGGTATCTTTATCAAGATCAATATCCAATTTGATCGCAGATAGATACCTATGTGAGTATGTATTGCAGTAGCAGGAAAACAGCACACGATCGGAGTACAAGCGCATTACAATGCTTGACCTACTGTAGTGGCAGATGTTGGCAAAACAGTCACTCGGGCTACACGTTAATCATTCATTGCACAATGAAAGTGGAGAACAAATGAATTTCCTCATTTTGCCGGGGATTGGCGATTCAGATCAAAGCCATTGGCAGACCCAATGGGAGCAATCGAGCCCAAATTTTAGCCGCGTCATCCAAGACGATTGGACTAATCCGGATTGCCAACAATGGATGGCGCGCTTAGAAGAAGCCATTCTGCAAAGCGGCCCCGATACGATATTAGTTGCGCATAGTTTGGGCTGTTTATTGGTATCGCACTGGGCCGCATCAAGCTCATTACCGATCAAGGGCGCGCTACTGGTTGCGCCACCTGATCCGATGGCTGAGGTTTTTCCCGTTGAGGCGCGGAGTTTTAGCGATTTTCCGAGAAGGGCGCTTAATTTCAAAAGCATGTTAATCGCCAGCGCAAATGATCCCTATGCACAGATTGAGTTTTCAAAGCAGTGCGCCAGCGATTGGGACAGTCAATTTATCTGTATTGGCGACGCAGAGCATATCAATGGCAGTAGCAATTTGGGCGAGTGGGTAGTAGGAAAAGCAATGCTGCAGCAATTGCTGGAACAAATTAAAGCCTAAGTCGCAATAGCTACAGGAAGGAAAGGGGCTCGCAGTGCGAGCCTTTGGTGCTATGCAGGCGAAAGTGGCAAAGCTTGGCCGACGAGCTAGCCGCTGTCTGCAAGGAGGAACGAGACCCAGAAACAGGCACCTAAGAGCATTACAATCATTGAAATGCTGCTGGCTGTTTTCTGCCAAGAGCGGAGACGGTCCGCCCCCATCTTGTATGCGTGCCTTACAGTATTGATACCTTGTATGACCATCTTCTAGGTACTTCCAGCACGAATACCTCTATTCGACCTACGAGCTCTGGAGTAATTTTGTTTCGATGCCCCAGCAAATCACCCCGTACGAAGTTGTTTGCTGCGTTAGACAATCAGCTAAGCTCGCTGTTTTTCCCATTCATTACACCAAATCGGGAACATATTGGCAGGCATCGGCTTGGCAATCCCGTATCCCTGCACTAAATGACAGCCTAATTGGCGCAGCAAGGCAATATGCTCCACGGTCTCTGCCCCTTCCGCAATTACTTGAAGTTTAAAGACTTTAGCTAATTGAATAACTCCTTGGACAATTCCAAAATCATCTGGATCAGTTAGCATGTCCCGCACAAAGCTTTGGTCAATTTTTAAGGTATCAATTGGCAATTTGCGTAAATATGTAAGAGAGGAATAACCAGTTCCAAAATCATCTAATGAGAACCGCACCCCCATCTCTTTGCATTGCTGTAATGTTTGAATCGCTTGTTGCATATCCCCAATCGCCATCGTTTCAAGTACTTCAAGTTCAAAGCTTGAACGAGGCACTTCTGGGTAACTAGATAATGCGGTTAGCAGGTTCGCAGCAAAGTCGCTTCTTAGCAGATGATTCGCACTGACATTGATACTGAGTTTTACATTGAGTCCACACTGAGCCCATTGAGTGGCCTGCTTCAACGCGGCATGAATAACCCATTCACCAAGGGCTTGCTCAAGCTTGCTGCCATAGACATGTGATAGAAAATCACCGGGAAATAACAACCCCAGTTCAGGGTGTTGCCACCGAATTAAAGCTTCGGCACCAACGACTTCACCGCTTAAAAGATCTACTTTCGGTTGGTAATGGAGCACGAATTCATCACGCGCCAGTGCCAAACCAATTAGTTCGAGAGCCCTCCGATGAATTTGTGATTGTCTTTCCGTCTCAGGATCAAACATCTGATAGCGATTACCACCGGCATCTTTGGCCAGATACATAGCCTGATCCGCATGTCTCAATAGGGTATCTGGATCGGCATGATCTTCAGGATACATGCATACACCGATACTAGCTGTGGTACGGACCTCTATTTCGGCAATTTGTATAATGCTATTGACGGCTACTAGTACTCGATCAAGAATTAAACTGCATTCTGTTGCAGAAGCAATTTCAGACAAAATCAATACAAATTCATCGCCCCCCATTCGTGCTAATGTGTCATCGACACGCAAAATTGCTTGTAGATTATTGGCAATTCCAACCAATAACTGATCCCCAATTGCATGTCCATAACGATCGTTTATTTCTTTAAAACCATCAAGATCTAGAAAACAAATTGCACAGGATTTTCCACTTCGTTCCGTACGATTTACGGAACGTTTCAGGCGATCTGACAAAAGTCGCCGATTTGGTAGTCCTGTTAATACGTCATAATGGGCAACCCGGTCTAGCTCGGCTTGGTGTGCCTTAAGCTGCGTAATATCGGTAAAAATACCTATATAGTATTGAATCTCTGCACGTGAATCTCGCACCACTGAAATTGAGATAGATTCAATATAAATTTCGCCATTTTTATGCCGATTACAGATTTCTCCACGCCAGAAATCTTGCTTATTTAATGAGTTCCACATTTCTTGATAAAACAATGCATCATGCTGACCTGATGACAATAATCGCGGAGATTGCCCAATGGCTTCTGCTGAGCTATACCCAGTTATCCTAGAAAATGCAGGGTTGACCTTGATGATTAGTCGATTAGCCCCCAATACCATGATGCCTTCATAACTGTTTTCAAAGACGACATTTGACTCAAGTAATGCCAGCTCATGATGTTTACGAGTAGAAATATCAGTGTGTGTGCCTGACATCATCCAAGGAGTACCATCGTTATGCCATGAAACTACTCGACCAGCTGTAAGCACCCAAAGCCAGTTACCTTGCTTGGTTTTGCATCTAATTTCTGCGACATGATTTGTCTGCTGCCCACTTAGATGGCGGTTAATCGATTCTTGAGCCACAACTAGATCATCTGGATGAACAATCTCAGACCATCGTTCGATTCGAACATCAAGCTCTCCGGGCATAAAACCGAGCATCGTTTCAAAGCGAGAGCTGACGTTAAATTCGTTGGTTAACAAGTTCCAATCCCAATACCCTTGATCTGAGCCCGTGATCACACGTTCTAACTGTTGTTCACGTTGCTCGAGTAATAGTTGGGCCTGTTTTTGCTCTGTAATATCTTGAACTGTGCCGTGAAAAGCGATGATTTCTCCATTGGAAGCAATCACTGGCTCCCCCCGGGCCGATATCCAGCGGAGCTCACCGCTAGCCCGCGAGAGCTGCGCTTCGCACTCATACGATTCAACCGTTGCCAATGCATGCTCTATGGTGGCGGATAATTTGATCCAACTATCATGAGTAAAATACTGACTAACTTCAGGGTATATTGCGGGTGGTAAGCTAAGATCACGGCCATAAATTCGGTAAATTTCATCAGACCAGTAATGGTGCCCTGTAGTTAAGTTCCACTCCCAGCTGCCGATATGGGCCAATTGCTGTGCTTGATTAAGTGCAGCTGTTCTATTAATGAGCTCTTGCTCAGAACGTTTCTGCTCACTTATATCTCGAGCAATCCCAAAGATGCCACAGACTTTACCGAAATCATCAAAAATAGGGCCTTTGGTCACCCCAAAGATCATTTCGCTACCACGCTTAGTAGTTATATGTTCTTCATGGGTTTGAACTGACGCTTTTGTAGCAACCACAGAATCTAATTCAGACAGCAATTGAGCTGTTTGTAAATCAAACAAATCTGCATCCGTTAGTCCAATTAGTTTATTAATCGGTGTATTCAGAATATCAGCACTTGCCTCATTAGCAAAAATGTACCGTCCTTTTATATCTTTTACAAAAATTGCATCGGATGTACTGTCGGCTATCGATTTTAACAAGCTCTTATTTTTAGTTAAATTTTCAGAAGTTCGCTGCAGCGCTTCACTGATCAAACTAACAACAACACCATTTATGATTAATAGAAGCCATTTTAACTGTTCAAATGCATCTGGGTAAGAAGCGCCTTGAGGTGATCTTATTAAGAAATATGAGCCAACTGCCGCGCAGAGTGTAGATAGTAGCCCAGGTCCAACCCCGCCAATTAAGGCACTAAGAGTAATTGGCAACATTAGCAAAATGAATAGTGACTTATTGGCAAAAGCAGAAGAGATTTCGTTGTATAAGTAAATAGCAATCAAGGTAATTAGGATTGAGAATAGGTAAGCTAAAGTTCGTTTGGATTTTTTTGTGGTAAAAATTGAATCTTCATTAAATTTATTGCTACTCGCATCTAGCTCAGGTACTGCCCGCAAAGTGAGTAAAAAACCAACAGCGGAGACAAATACAAAAAAAATCCCTTTAGTTGTCGATAAAGAAATTAATGCCTCATGGCTAACTACGGTACGCAGTAAGTCATCCGAGAGAAAAATCCATGCCATAGCAAAAATAATGTAATACGCTAAAGAACGATAAATATATCTTGCTCGATTGGTCATAGCCGCTTGATTCCAGATGAGGATATACATCACTCAGAATAGCTCAAAACAAAATTTAACGGTGACTTGTAGTAGCGCACTGAATTTGGCTCATTCACAAATGAGCGTGATTGACCACTTTGCCGAGGTGTTGATATAAGGGCTAGGAAAATGAAAGGCCGCTAATCATCAGGTTGCGGCCTTCATTACTCTTGCTTCAAGCCAGAGTTGTTCGGCCTTAGCGGTCACAGATGTCCTTCTGCCGCCACATCAGTCATCTTACTTTTGCGTCAGCTTGCGCGCAGGATGTCAATCAACCGTCAGCTGACGGTTGTCGGCCAGAACCGGAACTTCGGAGTTGCCTTCCAATTTGCATAGTGGCACGATGTTTATATGAACCTTCGCGTTGTTAAAGGATGAGGCTTATCCTGTGTTGAAATGCAAATCAGAACGACAGTCATTGCATTGATTCTATCGGTCGCACCAATATCGGGCTTGGCTGGCGAGTTGTACCGCTTGCGCGTAGATATTGATGGAGACGGAAAGCAGGAGGCTATTCAGGTTGCGACCTTCCCTGCTCGGGAAGAATGGCGCTCACGAGTTGTCGTGAAGATTGGCTCGGAGAAGTATTCCACTGAATTTTTCTCCGCGGAGTCCGATTTGCCAGACATCCGAGTAGTTTCCATTGACCGCCAACGCCCGCAGCGGCAACTCCTCCTCGGAACTCCAGAGGCAGGTACATGTATCTACCATCTGCTGGCGTATGCGGGGCACAAGCTTCTCCCGGTCCTGAATTTCGATTCAGGACCGGATTGCAAGGCTCCGCAACCGCTGGGGAACGGGCGAGTCAGCGTCTCCACTTGGCAAGGGTTCTGGGCGAAAGAGAATAGGTATCGGCTTAACAATGAGGGCACCGCTCTTGTTAAAGAACAGGCCGTTACGTACGATGTAGGAGCTGCTGGCGTGGTAGGTAAAACGTTTTCATTGCAAGATGCAGAGTGCCCCGCTAAGTGGATTCAGCCAGGCGCATTTGTGCGCGTAAAGCTCTACGACTCTGTTGGCGAGAGGTATCGCGTAGAGGATACTGATGGCAGTTGTGGCTGGATTCCTGCTGCTGACATGAACAGCATAGACAGCCTAATCAAAGAACTACCATGGGCGGGCTAGTCGAGAAGCCGAGGGCGTGTCCGCTTTCGAGCAATTCGGATGGCTCCTTTGGGTCGCAAACAGCCACTGACCTTTCTAAAATGAACCCCACATCATGACGCAATCAATCCATCTCATCGCCATTTCCGGCAGCTTGCGTGCGGCGTCGTGTAATACGGCTTTGCTGCGAGCGGTGAAAGCGCTTGCGCCGCACGAGATTCGGGTCACACTGTTTGAGCAGCTTGCCCAAGTGCCGCCGTTTAACCCCGATCTCGTTATTGAATCGGTGCCGCTGTTGGCGGACTTGCGCGACCAGATTATCGCCGCTGATGGTGTGCTGATCGCTAGCCCCGAGTACGCGCATGGTGTGAGTGGGGTGATGAAAAATCTGCTCGACTGGCTGGTCAATACCCCCGCGCTGGTGAATAAACCCGTCGCCACGCTGAATGCATCGCCGCGCGCGCAGCATGCTTTTGATGCCTTAAAAGAAACGCTAACGATGATGTCGGCGCAATGGCTGGAATCGGCGTCGATTACCGTGCCGGTCATTGGCGCTACGACGACGACCGAGGCGATTTTGCGAGATCCGCAGCTATGCGCCAACTTGCGCGCGGTGCTGGCGGTGTTTACCGACATACAGTGTGAAGTGGCCATCTGATTAATTATTTAGCACTGATACATCATGTGGTATATGGCTATAAATTAATCGATCAAATGCCTGTATCACCATACCCCTGATTTTTGTTTCAGAGTTGAGTTGCTAGAGATCTGGCACGGGCACACTAAATTGCGAAAAATGCAATAATCAATTGTATTTTGTGGTGATTCTTCTTTTTGGTGTGAGCAAGCACAATAACGTCATTGATCTGGATGGCTATTGTGATGACGCTACATACTCTAAACCTTACCCCGCACGGCCTTGGCGAGCGGGTGATGCCTTTGGCGCCCACGCTGACTTTGCGTAACGGCCAGCGCTGGGTAGCGCAGCATTATTTGCGCTATCAGCATACGGTCGAGAGCGTGTCGGCGCTGCTCGCGCAGATCGATTTTGATGCGCATACGCCGCTGTTTGCCGGGCAGGACGAGCAGGGTGTGTATGTGCAAGTGGGCTTAATCGGGCGCGAGAATTACGATCGTAGCAATACCCTACGAGTGCATAAGCTGGTGTACGGCAGAAAATGGCGGATTGATGCCGATACCCCGACTTCCGAGATTATCCAAACTGCTTTTCTGGCGATCAAAAAAGCGCGCGAGCACGAGGTGCGCGAGCTATTGACGGTGCGTAGCCGCGATGGCAAAACCAGCGCGGCGTTTAGTAATCATCATGATTTGCCCTTGCTGGCGCAGCAACGCGATCAGTTGCAAGCAGGCAATCATCGCGTCGCCACGCTGGATGTCGCCGCGGCGGTGCAGCATCAATTGGCGTCGCTGCGCTTTGCCCAACGCGCCATTGAGCTGGTGCAAGTGCTTGAGCTATCGGCTGGGCGCGTTTTAATTGATGTGCAGTTAGGTGCAGCGCCGCTGGCGCGTCAGCTCGAAGGCGATTTTCCCGAATTTGAACAACTGGCGTTGTGCGTGTTGCTGCCTGCGGCGCGCTTGCACGAGCTGCCGTATGCGCTAATGGATGCGCTGATTGAGCACAGTGATCGGCATGTGGATGAGACTTTCCGTTTTCGCGGCTTTGCGCGCTTTAGCCGCAGCAATCAAATTCAGGCCATTGCCGATTTATCGTTGCAAACGCGACCCTACGCGCATGATCTGGCCGATGTGCAGTTCGAGCAGATTTTCCGCGCCAATAATTACGAAGTTGATGCCAGCCGCGCACCGGCCTTGGGGGAGGGCGAGCTGGGGCGTAAAAACCGCCAATTAATCAATCAATATGAAAACTTGCTCGGCCATTTGCCGCGGGGGTATGAGCAAACGCACGAAACGAAAATGGCTTAAGCCGTGACGAACAATCGGGCTGGGCGTGGCATCGAAGTTTGCGTGGTTATGAAGGGTAATTTCATGGGTATATTGCGATAGAGTTTTAAATAATTATTTTTCAGCGATATACCTATCACTATTTTCTTCTTGGTGCCAAATCCATATCATCAAGCCGCAGCAAGATTTCGGTTTTGCGCTCTTGTTTGATTTGCTGCCACGGCAAATCTTCCTGCGCGCCAATCAGCGCGTACAGCATATTGAGTGAGATATTCGGCATGACTTGCTGCAGCTGCGCATACATATCGAACGCATCCGCTGCGCGCAGTTGTGCAGCGGTGGTGATGCCGATTTGTGCCAGCATGTCGCGGCTTTTGGGCCCTAGGCCTTTGAGTTGATCAAGCGTTTCCAATGTGCCTCCGCGCTACCCATGATTGGGTTTGTTTCAGCAAAGGATAGCCACACAGCATGCCGCATGGCTATCCTTTTTCTTTAGGCCGCCTGCCAGAGATCGGCTTTAAATACGTCGTCTAGCTTGGTATCGGTCATGCTGGTGGTGTAATTCGAGAGGATTTTTAAGCTAATCCCCAAAATGACGTCTAGCACCGTTTGCTGGCCATAACCTGCGCTGATGAATTTGGCGATTTCTTGCTGCGTAGGCCAGCCACGGTTTTCTACAACTTGGATGGTAAATTGGCGCAAGGCTTCGAGCTTGGTATTGGCAATTGGCGTGTTGTCGCGTAGCGCGGTAATGACCTCGGCAGGTACTGCGGCTTTAGCGATGGTGGTGTGCGCGGCCATGCAGTAGTCGCAGCGATTGAGCCGATTGGCCGTCATCATAATGATTTGCTTTTCGGTTTCGCTCAGATCGGTTTTATTAAAAATCTGCGTGAGCGTCAGATAGCCTTCCAGCAAGGCGGGTGATTCGGCCATATTGGCGAATAAATTAGGCACAAAACCATAGTTGGCTTTGGCGTTGCTCAGTAATGCGCGGCTGTGTTCTGGCGCTGTTTCGATGGTGTGGGTATGAAAGCGAGTCATTTTGAAAATTCCTATGGGTTTAAGCTTGTACGTTGATCACGATTTTGCCGAAGTGCTGTGCGCTTGCGAGGTAGTCGAAGGCCTCGCTGGCTTGCGCATAGGCAAATTCCTGATCGATCACGGGTCTGATTTGGTGCTGGCTCAGGAAGGCATTGAGCGCATTAAAATGCGCGACTGAGCCGACCAAAATGCCGTTGATATGGGCGTTTTTAAATTGTAGCGGCCACAGATTGGGCGTGGGGCCAAAGCCGGTGAGCACGCCGATTTGATGGATATGTCCGCCTGAGGCTAGCGCGTTGATCGAGCGCGCATAAGTCTCCGGGCCGCCCAATTCCAAAATGTGATCAACCCCCATTCCGCCAGTGAGGGCCAGCGCGACTTCATCCCAATTCGGCTGCGCGCGGTAGTTGATGGTTTCCCAAGCGCCCAAGGCTTTGGCGCGCGCTAGTTTTTCATCGGATGATGAGGTGATAATTACCTTGGCGCCTTGCGCTGCGGCCAGTTGCAGCGCAAACAGCGCCACACCGCCAGTGCCCTGAATCAATACCGTTTCACCCGCTTGCAATTGGCCGCGTTCAAACAGCGCATGCCAAGCCGTTACCGCGGCGCACGGCAAAGCCGCGGCTTCTTGCAAACTCAAATGCGCTGGAATCGCCACGATGGCGTCTTCGCTGGCGACGATATGCTCGGCAAGTACGCCAGCCAGATTCGCGCCGCCCAGCGCGCCGTGTGAATAATGTTGGGTCTGATATTTGCCATCCTGCCATTGCGGGAAAAAATTGGGCGCAACCCGATCGCCGACTTGCCAGCGTTGCACTTTGCTGCCGATTGCAATCACCGTGCCGGCCGCATCCGAGAGCGGAATCTGGCCATCGACGGTATCTTGACCGGCATTACGCAAAATCAGCAAATCGCGGTAATTCAGGCTCATCGCGCCGACCCGAATCAACACTTGATCAGCCGCTAAGGCTGGTTGTTGGCTGGGCACCTGCTGTAATTGAAAAGTATTGTTGTTGCGCTGCAGCTGATAGTGGCTGCTGTGCTGGGTTTGAACGCCTTGCATCGTTTTAAATCCTATTTATGTAGTGATCGATAAATAATATAATCAGGCTAAGATGACGTCGTCAACATATTTTGTAGCGATCAATATGGAAATAAAAAAAACGCGAGGGCGGCCACGGGCGTTTGATCGCACACAAGCGCTTGAATTAGCGCTGCAATTATTCTGGGCCAAAGGCTATGAAGGCACGTCGTTGAACGACTTGACCAGTACGCTCGGTATCAACGCGCCCAGCCTGTATGCAGCGTTTGAATCCAAACCAGCGCTGTATCGTGAGTCGATCGATCTGTATTTGGCTCAGCAATACGAGCGCATCGGCGCTTTGCTGGCCGCAGCCCCCAGCGCGCGGGAGGGGCTGGAGGCCATGTTGCGCGGCGCGGCGGTGCAATTTACCGCCCCCGAACACCCGCCCGGCTGCCCGATCGCCAGCGGCGTGCTGCGCTGCGCCGAGGCCAATGCAGCCATTGGCGAGCTGACCGCCGAACACCGTCGCACCACCCGCGCGATGATGCTGGTGCGCCTGCAGCAAGGGCAGGCTGCCGGCGAGTTACCCGCGCAGCTAGATACTCAGGCGCTGGCCGGGTTTTATGCTGGGGTGATTCAGGGCATGTCGGTGCAGGCTATTGATGGCGCCAGCACGGCTGATTTACTGAAGATGGTCGATCTGGCCATGCAGGCTTGGCCTGCGTAGGGGGGCTAACTCGATGATGCGCTTAGCGCAATTGAATATGCTGCGCCAAATGGCTAAAAACCGTGGCCACGCGGCGCAGGTGGCGCGATTCGGGGTGAGTCAGTAGCCACAGATCGGTGGCACATTCGACCAGCGCGCCAGTAAGTGGGCGTAAATTGGGCCGCGTGGCGGCCAGAAACAGCGGCACCATGCCCACGCCCATGCCGCGTTCAATCAATTCCACTACCGTTAAAATGCTGTTGACCCGATAGCGCGGCGTGATTTTCGGGTAGTGCTTTTTGCGCCAGAGCACGGTGGGATGATCGGGCAGGGCATCGTCGGGCGCGATCCACGGTGCCTGCTGGGCGATAGCTGCGGCCAAATCGGCCCACGGGCTGTGCGGTGCGGCAAACAGCGCCACGCTAATGCTGCCCAGATGTTTGCCCACCAGATGTTGCGGCGGTTTGCGCGTGGCGCGAATCGCAATATCGGCATCGCGTCGGGTTAAGTTGGCCAGCTCATTACCGGTATGCAGATCAAAACTCAGCTGCGGGTGTAGGCGGGCGAGGGCATCCAGCTCGGGGGCCACCAGCCCATGCAAAATCGAATCGGTGGTGGTGATGCGCACGCTGCCGGCCACGTCTTCGGGCTGCAGTTGCGCCGCCGAGCGGGCTGATTCAAGCGCGATTTCCATTTGCTCGGCATGCTGGGCCAGAGTTTGCGCCAGCTCGGTGGGCAAATAGCCCGCTTTGCTGCGCTCGAATAATCGCTGCCCCAGCCCTTTTTCAATGCGCTGGATGCTGCGAAAAACTGTTGAGGCATCCACACCCAGCCGCTCGGCCGCCGCAGCCAAGGTGCCGCCCCGGCTCACCGCCAGCAAAAATTCCAGATCCTGACCGCCAAGGTGGTATTGCGTTTTTGCATGCATGCTGTGCAATCCTGCTTATGTTTATTGCAAATTAGCAAGCATAG from Chitinibacter fontanus encodes:
- a CDS encoding YHS domain-containing (seleno)protein is translated as MTNFSLRRTVLASAILAAVTMIGVLPSTAMAYDEASTAAVNIDEQGVGLKGFDPVAYFTAKAPTLGNAAYSAQYDGVTYHFASKANLNKFNANPAHYAPQFGGFCAMGVALDKKLDGDPQVWKVVGGKLYLNVNKEVQKKWLEDVAGNLKKANMEWPSIKDKAPKEL
- the grxC gene encoding glutaredoxin 3 — encoded protein: MPTITMYSTRSCPFCVQAENLLARKGLAVNKILVDQNPDEFATMIARSARRSVPQIFIGEQHVGGFTDLLALDQSGQLPQWLAQG
- a CDS encoding BufA1 family periplasmic bufferin-type metallophore: MTPTHIILASAVAAALTLASQTTLAADPTKEKCFGVAKAGSNDCAANGHACAGMAKKDRDGKEWKLVAKGTCLNLQGSLTPQ
- a CDS encoding DoxX family protein codes for the protein MLPILTRLSATKPLDALAPLADLLLRLYIGQVFFLSGLTKISDWSSTIALFTDEYHVPLLSPQLAALAGTVGELALPVLLVLGLFTRLSALGLFALNLLAVLSYYHVLKDIPAALQDHLEWGLMLLVLLAVPVQRWALDRLLFRQTHTE
- a CDS encoding peroxiredoxin family protein translates to MQKIWLALVCSALLYGTAHSAPMLQGKDVVSGKAVNLAQVRGKDQTVLLVFFKAGCNTCVYNFKLIREFYKANKASHFGVIGVGLDSKAELFRSYAELVRATTPKNEQFPLLWRPDLAQQDSFGDMNNDSTVFVIGKSGEITLKREGVIKDADWDDIWTSLQNN
- a CDS encoding RBBP9/YdeN family alpha/beta hydrolase gives rise to the protein MNFLILPGIGDSDQSHWQTQWEQSSPNFSRVIQDDWTNPDCQQWMARLEEAILQSGPDTILVAHSLGCLLVSHWAASSSLPIKGALLVAPPDPMAEVFPVEARSFSDFPRRALNFKSMLIASANDPYAQIEFSKQCASDWDSQFICIGDAEHINGSSNLGEWVVGKAMLQQLLEQIKA